The Sphingosinicella flava genome includes the window CATCGGCCTTGGCGAGGACGGGCCCACGCACCAGCCGGTCGAGCATGTGATGAGCCTGCGGATGATCCCCAATCTGGACGTCTTCCGCCCCGCCGACGCGGTCGAGACCGCCGAGTGCTGGGAGCTGGCGCTGAAGCGAAAGGACGGGCCCTCGCTCTTGGCGCTCAGTCGCCAGAACCTTCCACAACTGCGTGACAATGCTCGCGAAAACCTGTCCGCGAAGGGCGCGTACCGTCTTCGTGCCGCCAAGGCCACCCGCAAGGTCATCTTGATCGCGACGGGTTCGGAAGTGGAAGTCGCAGTCCAGGTCGCCGACGCTCTGGAAGGGAAGGGCATCGGCGCCGATATCGTGTCCATGCCCTGCTGGACGCTCTTCGAAGCGCAGGATGCCGCCTACCGCAACGACATTCTGCCCGATGTTTCGCCGAATGAAATCCTGCGCGTGTCGATCGAGGCGGGCACGACGCTCGGCTGGGAACGCTATACGATGGTGCATGGCCTGCGCATCGGTCTTGACCGCTTCGGCGCGTCGGCCCCGGCGGAGGATCTGTTCAAGCGCTTCGGCTTTACCGCCGAGGCCATCGTGCCGCAAATCGAAGCGGCGCTTCAGAAAAGAAACTAGGAGAGTGAAAATGGCGACCAGAGTTGCAATCAACGGTTTCGGGCGGATCGGCCGCCTTGTGGCGCGGGCGATCCTGGAGCGTCCCGATTGCGGCCTTGAGCTGGTCGCGATCAACGATCTCGCCGACGCCAAATCGAACGCCATGCTCTTCAAGCGCGACAGCGTCCACGGTCCCTATCCGGGCGAAGTGAAGGCCGACGGCAACGACATCGTCATCGACGGCAAACGCATCAAGGTGACCGCCGAGCGCGATCCCGCGAACCTGCCGCACGCCGAAAACAACATCGATATCGCCCTCGAATGCACCGGCTTCTTCACCGACCGCGACAGCGCGCAGAAACATCTGAATGCGGGAGCCAAGCGCGTTCTCATCTCCGCTCCGGCCAAAGGCGTGGACCTGACCGTCGTCTATGGGGTCAACCACGATAAATTGACCGCCGATCACACCATCGTCTCCAACGCTTCCTGCACGACCAACTGCCTCGCGCCGGTCGCCAAGGTGCTGAACGACGCCATCGGCATCGAGCGCGGCCTGATGACGACGATCCACGCCTACACCAACGACCAGAAGATCCTCGACCAGATCCACCCCGACATGCGCCGCGCCCGCGCCGCCGCCATGTCGATCATCCCGACCACGACGGGCGCCGCCCGCGCGGTGGGCGAGGTGCTTCCGGAACTGAAGGGCAAGCTCGACGGCTCTGCAGTCCGCGTGCCGACGCCGAACGTCAGCCTCGTCGACCTCACCTTCACCCCGAAGCGCGACACGACGCTGGAAGAGGTGAACGGCGTGCTCAAGGCCGCCTCGGAAAGCGGTCCCCTGAAGGGCATCCTTGCCTATACGGACGAGCCATTGGTCTCCATCGACCTCAACCATGCTCCGGCTTCATCGACGGTCGACAGCCTCGAAACCGCCGTGCTGGAAGGCAAGCTGGTCCGCGTCGTTTCCTGGTACGACAATGAATGGGGCTTCTCGAACCGCATGGTCGACACGGCCGGTGCGATCGCGAGGCTGATCTGATTCCATCCAGCGCCTCTCATTTCGTTCGTCCCGAGCGAAGTCGAGGGGCGCTGGCACGATCAACTCACATACGCCCCTCGACTTCGCTCGGGACGAACGGAAATTGATGATGGCAGCTTTCAAAACTCTCGACGATCTCGGCGACATCAACGGCAAGCGCGCCCTTGTCCGTGTCGACCTCAATGTGCCGATGGCCGATGGCGCCGTCACCGACGACACCCGCATCCGTGCCACGCTGCCGACGGTCACCGAACTCGCGGATCGCGGCGCCATCGTCCTGTTGCTCGCCCATTTCGGGCGGCCGAAGGGCATGCAGCGGCCGGACATGTCGCTGTCACTCGTCACCCGCGCTTATGGTGAAGTGCTCGGCCGTCCGGTCCGTTTCGTCGAGGATTGCCAGGGCAGCCACGCCAAAGACGCCATCGCGACGATGAACCCCGGCGATATCGCGATCCTTGAGAACACCCGCTTTCACGCGGGCGAGGAGAAGAATGATCCCGCGCTCGCCGCCGCCATGGCCGAGCTTGGCGATATCTACGTGAACGACGCCTTTTCCGCTGCGCATCGTGCTCATGCCTCGACCGAAGGGATCGCGCATCTGCTCCCCGCTTATGCCGGACGCGCGATGGAACGGGAGTTAAAGGCGCTGGAAGCCGCTCTCGGCAATCCGGAACGGCCCGTCGCAGCCGTTGTCGGCGGCGCCAAGGTGTCGACCAAGCTCGACGTGCTCCAGAACCTCGTCACCAAGGTCGATCACCTAATCATCGGCGGAGGCATGGCGAACACCTTCCTTGCCGCGCGCGGCGTCGATGTCGGCAAGTCGCTTTGCGAGCATGACCTGAAGGACACCGCGCTTCGCATCCTCGACACCGCCGACCATGCGGGCTGCACCGTGCATCTGCCTTATGATGTTGTCGTCGCGAAAGAGTTCGCGGCCAATCCGCCTTCGCTCCGCATCGCCAATGTCCACGAAGTCGCGGCGGAGGAGATGATCCTCGATGTCGGCCCCGCCGCCGTCGAGGCGCTGGCCGATGCGCTGAAGACCTGCCGCACGCTCGTTTGGAACGGTCCCTTGGGCGCGTTCGAAACGCCGCCCTTCGACGAAGCCACCGTGGCTCTCGCCAGGACGGCGGCGGCGCTGACGGTGAGCGGCTCGCTCGTCTCGGTCGCGGGCGGCGGCGACACCGTGGCTGCCCTCAACCATGCGGGCGTGGCCGACGATTTCACCTTCGTATCCACGGCGGGGGGCGCCTTTCTGGAATGGATGGAAGGCAAGGAGCTGCCGGGCGTGAAGGCTCTGGAAAATCAAGAATAAACAAAATGATCTAAGAGGATGTTCGGATGAATCATGAAGAGATGATGGCCAAGATGGCGCGCGGCAAAGGCTTCATCGCCGCGCTCGACCAGAGCGGCGGTTCAACGCCCAAGGCGCTCAAAGGCTACGGCATCGAGGAAGGCACCTGGTCCAATGACGAAGAGATGTTCGGCCTCATCCACGACATGCGCAGCCGCATCATCACGGCGCCGTCCTTCACCGGAGACAAGGTGATCGGCGCCATCCTGTTCGAGCGCACGATGGACGGCCAGGTCGACGGCAAGCCCACCCCGCAGGCGCTCACCGACAAGGGCGTCGTGCCCTTTATCAAGATCGACAAGGGCCTCGAGGAGGAAGCGAATGGCGTCCAACTCATGAAGCCGATGCCCGGCCTCGATACGCTCCTCGCCCGCGCGAAGGATCTCGGCGTGTTCGGCACCAAGGAACGCTCCGTCATCAACCTCGCCAACCGCGAGGGCATCGCGGCCGTGGTGGCGCAGCAGTTCGATGTGGCGCGGCAAGTGCTCGCGGCTGGCCTCGTCCCGATCATCGAGCCGGAAGTGAACATCAAGAGCGCGGAGCGTGGCGAAGCCGATGCGATCCTGCTCGAAGAGTTGACCAAGGCGCTCGACGCGCTGCCCGGCGACGACAAGGTGATGCTGAAGCTGTCCATTCCCGCAGAGCCGAACCTGTTCAAGCCGCTCGTCGACCATCCCCGTGTCTTGCGCGTCGTGGCTTTGTCCGGCGGTTTTTCGCGCACCGAAGCCTGCCGGGAGCTGGCGAAGAATGACGGCATGATCGCCAGCTTTTCGCGTGCCCTGCTCTCCGACCTCCGCCATCAGATGAGTGATGCGGAATTCGACGGCGCGCTGAGTGAAGCGATCGACGAAATCTACACCGCGTCGAACGACAAGGCATAATGGAAGAAGACGGTCTCACTCTCGATCCCGGCTTCGCCGACCGCTTTGACGGCGGCGGCAAGAGCGATTGCCAGCTTTACCTGGTCTCGCCGCTCGACGTGGGCGGCGACTTTCCGGATCGGCTGCGCGCCGCTTTGCAAGGCGGCCCTGTCGCAGCCTTCCAGTTTCGGGTGAAGGGGGTGGATCAGCATGAGGCGGCGCGGCTCGCCGAACCGCTCCAGCGCATCTGCGCCGAGCATGACGTCGCCTTCATCGTCAATGACGACATGGCACTCGCCAAGCGACTGGGGGCGGACGGCGTGCATCTGGGGCAGGGGGACGGCGATCCGCGTGAAGCGCGGGCGTTGCTTGGTCCCGACGCGCAGATCGGCGTGAGCTGTCACGACAGCCGCCATCTCGCCATGGAAGCCGGGGAGGCGGGTGCGGATTATGTCGCGTTCGGCGCCTTCTTCCCGACGACGACCAAGGAGACGCGGCACCGGCCGGACCCGTCGATCCTGGGGTGGTGGAGCACCTTGTTCGAAATACCCTGCGTGGCGATCGGGGGGATTACGCCGGAAAATGGCAAGGTGCTGGTCGAGGCGGGTGCGGATTTCCTCGCCGTCTGCGGGGGTGTTTGGAACCATTCGGAAGGGCCGGGCGCGGCAGTGGCGGCGTTTCGGAGGACTTTGGAGCGGTAAGCCGCTAAGCCTTGCCCATGGGAAGGGCTATCTCGTCGCCTGCCGGACCATCGCCTTCAGCGTCTGCGCGTCGTGAATGGCGTGGGCGTCGATGTCGTTGTTGAAATAGGCCCAGACGTCGCGGCCTTGCCGTGCCTGCTCCGCCATCCAGCCGCTCCAGTCGAGCAATCCCTCGTCGGAATAGCGGCCCCAATATTTTCCTTCGCCGCCGTGGAAGCGGACATAGGCGATGTTGCCCGACAACCAGCGCAGCGTGGCGGAGCCGGGCATGTCGTGAATGCAGAAGGCAGCGCCATAGCGGTCGAGCAATGCCAACACTTCTCCAATCAGCCAAGTTTTCTCGCGGAATTCGAAAACGTGGGTGAGATCTGACGGCAGCAGCTTCAGGAAGCTCTCCAGCCTTTCGAGGTTGATCTTCAGGCTCGGCGGCAGCTGGTAGAGGATGGGGCCTAGTGTCGAGCCCAATTCCCGCACCGGGGCGATCATGCGTTGAAGCGGCTCCGCGCACTCTTTCATTTTCTTGGCCTGGGTGATGTAGCGGTTCGCCTTCACCGCATAGCAAAAGCCTTCGGGCGCCTGATCCCGCCATTTGGCGAAGGTTTCCGCCGGCGGCAGGCGATAGAAGCTGTTGTTGATTTCCACCGTGTCGAAATGTTCGGCATAGAAAGCGAACCAATTCCTGGCGGCCATCTTCTCCGGATAAAAGAGACCGCGCCAATGTTTGTAGTTCCAGCCCGAACAGCCGATCCGGATCCTGCCTTGCGCCATGGATCGCGAACGGCGGGCGATGGAAAGAAGTTGCAAGCGGCGCGTTGTTTCGCTGGAACAACGACAGGACAGACGCATTGGGAAAAGCGGCTCTGATAACGTCCAACATCGTCACGGCCTTGATCGTAGGCGCCGGTACCAGCCTGTTTTGGATCGGTGCCTATGGCAATGGCGCGCGCACCCTCGAGCCTGCGGGCGCTGTGGTGGAGAAGGACAAGCCGGCGGTTGCCGTGGCGGAAGGGCTGATCGTCGGCCCAGCCGGTCTCGCCATTCCCGTGGCCGGGGTGAAGCCCGAGCAGTTGATCGACACCTTCACGCAAGCCCGGGCGGGCGGAAGCCGGATCCACGATGCCATCGATATCATGGCTCCGCGCGGAACGCCGGTGCTGGCGGCGGCGCCGGGAACGGTGGAAAAGCTGTTCTTCAGCGAAGGCGGAGGGGGGGTGACGGCTTATGTCCGCTCCCCGGACAAGCTCTGGACCTATTATTACGCCCATCTCGACCGCTACGCGCCGGGGCTGGAAGAGGGGAAGGCCGTTCAGCGCGGCACGCCGATCGGCACGGTCGGTTCCACCGGCAATGCATCGCCGGAAGGGCCGCACCTCCATTTCGCCATCAACCGGATGCAGCCGGGCGAGAGTTGGCACGAGGGCAGCCCGATCAACCCTTATCCGCTGCTTGCCGGGCGAAACGCATTTCGCTAGCGGTGCAGGCGGTTTGAAAAAGGGGGAAATGGCATGGGCTCGAACTCTCGCGTATCGCAAATTCTGCTGGCCATTGCCGCTTCAATAGTCGGCCTT containing:
- the gap gene encoding type I glyceraldehyde-3-phosphate dehydrogenase, with protein sequence MATRVAINGFGRIGRLVARAILERPDCGLELVAINDLADAKSNAMLFKRDSVHGPYPGEVKADGNDIVIDGKRIKVTAERDPANLPHAENNIDIALECTGFFTDRDSAQKHLNAGAKRVLISAPAKGVDLTVVYGVNHDKLTADHTIVSNASCTTNCLAPVAKVLNDAIGIERGLMTTIHAYTNDQKILDQIHPDMRRARAAAMSIIPTTTGAARAVGEVLPELKGKLDGSAVRVPTPNVSLVDLTFTPKRDTTLEEVNGVLKAASESGPLKGILAYTDEPLVSIDLNHAPASSTVDSLETAVLEGKLVRVVSWYDNEWGFSNRMVDTAGAIARLI
- a CDS encoding phosphoglycerate kinase translates to MMAAFKTLDDLGDINGKRALVRVDLNVPMADGAVTDDTRIRATLPTVTELADRGAIVLLLAHFGRPKGMQRPDMSLSLVTRAYGEVLGRPVRFVEDCQGSHAKDAIATMNPGDIAILENTRFHAGEEKNDPALAAAMAELGDIYVNDAFSAAHRAHASTEGIAHLLPAYAGRAMERELKALEAALGNPERPVAAVVGGAKVSTKLDVLQNLVTKVDHLIIGGGMANTFLAARGVDVGKSLCEHDLKDTALRILDTADHAGCTVHLPYDVVVAKEFAANPPSLRIANVHEVAAEEMILDVGPAAVEALADALKTCRTLVWNGPLGAFETPPFDEATVALARTAAALTVSGSLVSVAGGGDTVAALNHAGVADDFTFVSTAGGAFLEWMEGKELPGVKALENQE
- a CDS encoding fructose bisphosphate aldolase; amino-acid sequence: MNHEEMMAKMARGKGFIAALDQSGGSTPKALKGYGIEEGTWSNDEEMFGLIHDMRSRIITAPSFTGDKVIGAILFERTMDGQVDGKPTPQALTDKGVVPFIKIDKGLEEEANGVQLMKPMPGLDTLLARAKDLGVFGTKERSVINLANREGIAAVVAQQFDVARQVLAAGLVPIIEPEVNIKSAERGEADAILLEELTKALDALPGDDKVMLKLSIPAEPNLFKPLVDHPRVLRVVALSGGFSRTEACRELAKNDGMIASFSRALLSDLRHQMSDAEFDGALSEAIDEIYTASNDKA
- the thiE gene encoding thiamine phosphate synthase → MEEDGLTLDPGFADRFDGGGKSDCQLYLVSPLDVGGDFPDRLRAALQGGPVAAFQFRVKGVDQHEAARLAEPLQRICAEHDVAFIVNDDMALAKRLGADGVHLGQGDGDPREARALLGPDAQIGVSCHDSRHLAMEAGEAGADYVAFGAFFPTTTKETRHRPDPSILGWWSTLFEIPCVAIGGITPENGKVLVEAGADFLAVCGGVWNHSEGPGAAVAAFRRTLER
- a CDS encoding DUF72 domain-containing protein, with protein sequence MAQGRIRIGCSGWNYKHWRGLFYPEKMAARNWFAFYAEHFDTVEINNSFYRLPPAETFAKWRDQAPEGFCYAVKANRYITQAKKMKECAEPLQRMIAPVRELGSTLGPILYQLPPSLKINLERLESFLKLLPSDLTHVFEFREKTWLIGEVLALLDRYGAAFCIHDMPGSATLRWLSGNIAYVRFHGGEGKYWGRYSDEGLLDWSGWMAEQARQGRDVWAYFNNDIDAHAIHDAQTLKAMVRQATR
- a CDS encoding M23 family metallopeptidase translates to MFWIGAYGNGARTLEPAGAVVEKDKPAVAVAEGLIVGPAGLAIPVAGVKPEQLIDTFTQARAGGSRIHDAIDIMAPRGTPVLAAAPGTVEKLFFSEGGGGVTAYVRSPDKLWTYYYAHLDRYAPGLEEGKAVQRGTPIGTVGSTGNASPEGPHLHFAINRMQPGESWHEGSPINPYPLLAGRNAFR